From a region of the Lactuca sativa cultivar Salinas chromosome 4, Lsat_Salinas_v11, whole genome shotgun sequence genome:
- the LOC111910729 gene encoding serine/threonine-protein kinase SAPK1 isoform X2, with protein MERYEELKHIGSGNFGVAKLVKHKQSGELYAVKYIERGPKIDEHVEREILNHRSLTHPHIIRFKEVLLTETHLAIVMEYAAGGELFDRITTAGRFSEDEQICHRDLKLENALLDGSSTPRLKICDFGYSKSSVFHSQPKSTVGTPAYIAPEVLSRKEYDGKMADVWSCGVTLYVMLVGAYPFEDEDDPKNFRKTLTRILSVQYSIPDYVRVSEDCKHLLSRIFVGSPDKRITIPEIQKHPWFLKELPVELIDGDESILDMDKETHVLQSIKEVKEIVQEARRCTLGTKDKERNMDLEDDIDTDAEIDDDIETSGDFVCAL; from the exons ATGGAAAGGTATGAGGAATTAAAACACATAGGATCGGGGAACTTCGGTGTAGCAAAACTTGTAAAGCATAAACAATCTGGCGAGCTTTATGCTGTCAAGTATATTGAGAGAGGCCCTAAG ATTGATGAGCATGTCGAAAGGGAGATTCTGAACCATAGATCACTTACGCACCCACATATTATCAGATTCAAGGAG GTGTTACTAACGGAAACTCATCTGGCCATAGTCATGGAGTATGCAGCTGGAGGAGAGTTGTTCGACAGAATTACTACTGCTGGTAGATTCAGTGAGGACGAG CAAATTTGCCATAGAGATCTCAAACTAGAAAATGCACTTTTGGATGGGAGCTCAACACCACGTCTTAAAATCTGCGACTTCGGATACTCTAAG TCCTCAGTGTTTCACTCGCAGCCCAAATCTACGGTTGGGACACCTGCATATATTGCACCCGAAGTCTTGTCAAGAAAAGAATATGATGGCAAG ATGGCAGATGTTTGGTCTTGTGGGGTTACATTGTATGTGATGCTTGTTGGTGCTTATCCATTCGAAGATGAAGATGATCCAAAAAATTTCCGAAAAACACTCACC CGTATACTTAGTGTCCAATATTCAATCCCAGACTACGTTCGAGTTTCTGAGGACTGTAAGCATCTTCTATCTCGAATATTTGTAGGGAGCCCCGATAAG AGAATAACTATACCAGAGATTCAGAAGCATCCATGGTTCTTGAAGGAGCTGCCAGTTGAACTCATTGATGGAGATGAATCCATCTTGGATATGGACAAGGAAACCCATGTTTTGCAAAGTATCAAAGAAGTAAAAGAAATAGTACAAGAAGCTAGAAGATGTACATTGGGGACTAAGGATAAAGAGAGGAATATGGATCTTGAAGATGATATCGATACTGATGCTGAGATCGATGATGATATAGAGACAAGTGGGGATTTTGTCTGTGCATTATAA
- the LOC111910729 gene encoding serine/threonine-protein kinase SAPK1 isoform X1, translating into MERYEELKHIGSGNFGVAKLVKHKQSGELYAVKYIERGPKIDEHVEREILNHRSLTHPHIIRFKEVLLTETHLAIVMEYAAGGELFDRITTAGRFSEDEARFFFQQLISGVSYCHSMQICHRDLKLENALLDGSSTPRLKICDFGYSKSSVFHSQPKSTVGTPAYIAPEVLSRKEYDGKMADVWSCGVTLYVMLVGAYPFEDEDDPKNFRKTLTRILSVQYSIPDYVRVSEDCKHLLSRIFVGSPDKRITIPEIQKHPWFLKELPVELIDGDESILDMDKETHVLQSIKEVKEIVQEARRCTLGTKDKERNMDLEDDIDTDAEIDDDIETSGDFVCAL; encoded by the exons ATGGAAAGGTATGAGGAATTAAAACACATAGGATCGGGGAACTTCGGTGTAGCAAAACTTGTAAAGCATAAACAATCTGGCGAGCTTTATGCTGTCAAGTATATTGAGAGAGGCCCTAAG ATTGATGAGCATGTCGAAAGGGAGATTCTGAACCATAGATCACTTACGCACCCACATATTATCAGATTCAAGGAG GTGTTACTAACGGAAACTCATCTGGCCATAGTCATGGAGTATGCAGCTGGAGGAGAGTTGTTCGACAGAATTACTACTGCTGGTAGATTCAGTGAGGACGAG GCAAGGTTTTTCTTCCAACAACTAATATCAGGCGTGAGTTACTGCCATTCAATG CAAATTTGCCATAGAGATCTCAAACTAGAAAATGCACTTTTGGATGGGAGCTCAACACCACGTCTTAAAATCTGCGACTTCGGATACTCTAAG TCCTCAGTGTTTCACTCGCAGCCCAAATCTACGGTTGGGACACCTGCATATATTGCACCCGAAGTCTTGTCAAGAAAAGAATATGATGGCAAG ATGGCAGATGTTTGGTCTTGTGGGGTTACATTGTATGTGATGCTTGTTGGTGCTTATCCATTCGAAGATGAAGATGATCCAAAAAATTTCCGAAAAACACTCACC CGTATACTTAGTGTCCAATATTCAATCCCAGACTACGTTCGAGTTTCTGAGGACTGTAAGCATCTTCTATCTCGAATATTTGTAGGGAGCCCCGATAAG AGAATAACTATACCAGAGATTCAGAAGCATCCATGGTTCTTGAAGGAGCTGCCAGTTGAACTCATTGATGGAGATGAATCCATCTTGGATATGGACAAGGAAACCCATGTTTTGCAAAGTATCAAAGAAGTAAAAGAAATAGTACAAGAAGCTAGAAGATGTACATTGGGGACTAAGGATAAAGAGAGGAATATGGATCTTGAAGATGATATCGATACTGATGCTGAGATCGATGATGATATAGAGACAAGTGGGGATTTTGTCTGTGCATTATAA
- the LOC111910729 gene encoding serine/threonine-protein kinase SAPK1 isoform X3, with amino-acid sequence MEYAAGGELFDRITTAGRFSEDEARFFFQQLISGVSYCHSMQICHRDLKLENALLDGSSTPRLKICDFGYSKSSVFHSQPKSTVGTPAYIAPEVLSRKEYDGKMADVWSCGVTLYVMLVGAYPFEDEDDPKNFRKTLTRILSVQYSIPDYVRVSEDCKHLLSRIFVGSPDKRITIPEIQKHPWFLKELPVELIDGDESILDMDKETHVLQSIKEVKEIVQEARRCTLGTKDKERNMDLEDDIDTDAEIDDDIETSGDFVCAL; translated from the exons ATGGAGTATGCAGCTGGAGGAGAGTTGTTCGACAGAATTACTACTGCTGGTAGATTCAGTGAGGACGAG GCAAGGTTTTTCTTCCAACAACTAATATCAGGCGTGAGTTACTGCCATTCAATG CAAATTTGCCATAGAGATCTCAAACTAGAAAATGCACTTTTGGATGGGAGCTCAACACCACGTCTTAAAATCTGCGACTTCGGATACTCTAAG TCCTCAGTGTTTCACTCGCAGCCCAAATCTACGGTTGGGACACCTGCATATATTGCACCCGAAGTCTTGTCAAGAAAAGAATATGATGGCAAG ATGGCAGATGTTTGGTCTTGTGGGGTTACATTGTATGTGATGCTTGTTGGTGCTTATCCATTCGAAGATGAAGATGATCCAAAAAATTTCCGAAAAACACTCACC CGTATACTTAGTGTCCAATATTCAATCCCAGACTACGTTCGAGTTTCTGAGGACTGTAAGCATCTTCTATCTCGAATATTTGTAGGGAGCCCCGATAAG AGAATAACTATACCAGAGATTCAGAAGCATCCATGGTTCTTGAAGGAGCTGCCAGTTGAACTCATTGATGGAGATGAATCCATCTTGGATATGGACAAGGAAACCCATGTTTTGCAAAGTATCAAAGAAGTAAAAGAAATAGTACAAGAAGCTAGAAGATGTACATTGGGGACTAAGGATAAAGAGAGGAATATGGATCTTGAAGATGATATCGATACTGATGCTGAGATCGATGATGATATAGAGACAAGTGGGGATTTTGTCTGTGCATTATAA